One genomic window of Polyangium aurulentum includes the following:
- the kdpA gene encoding potassium-transporting ATPase subunit KdpA — protein MTPNGFLQIALFMGVLLGLSWPLGAYMARVYQGERTLLGRILGPLERLLYRAAGVKADEEMDWKRYALAMLLFNAAGALLTYAILRLQHVLPANPQGMAPLSPDLAFNTAASFVTNTNWQAYGGETTLSYLAQMAALSVQNFVSAATGMAVLVALVRGLSQKTAETLGNFWVDLARSALYILLPLSILVALVLVAEGVVQTLSPHGAAPLLEATRDAHGNAVVAQVLPLGPAASQIAIKLLGTNGGGFFNANSAHPFENPTPLSNFVEMLALVLIPAGLCHTFGRMVGDKRQGLAVLAAMTAVLVPLLLACTAAEQSGNPVLAGLGVDLAPSALAAGGNMEGKEVRFGITASTTFATLTTATSCGAVNSMHDSYTPLGGLVPMWLMQLGEVVFGGVGSGLYGMLVFAIIAVFVAGLMVGRTPEYVGKKIEAFEIKMASLVILVPPILVLCGTALSVSVDAGRAGILNAGPHGFSEILYAFSSAGNNNGSAFGGLTVNTIFYDTVLGVTMLFARYWTAIPVLALAGSLAKKKLVPAGPGTLPTHTPLFVALLVGVVILVGALTFVPALALGPVVEHLQMSQAKGTTP, from the coding sequence ATGACCCCGAACGGCTTTCTGCAGATCGCGCTCTTCATGGGCGTGCTGCTGGGGTTGTCCTGGCCGCTCGGCGCCTACATGGCGCGCGTCTACCAGGGAGAGCGCACTCTCCTCGGCCGGATCCTCGGCCCCCTCGAGCGCTTGCTCTACCGGGCCGCCGGCGTGAAGGCCGACGAGGAGATGGACTGGAAGCGCTATGCGCTCGCCATGCTCCTCTTCAATGCCGCGGGCGCCCTCCTCACCTATGCGATCCTGCGCCTGCAGCACGTCCTGCCCGCCAATCCCCAGGGCATGGCGCCCCTGAGCCCCGACCTCGCCTTCAACACCGCGGCGAGCTTCGTCACCAATACCAACTGGCAGGCGTACGGCGGCGAGACGACGCTGAGCTACCTCGCGCAGATGGCGGCCCTCAGCGTGCAGAACTTCGTCTCCGCCGCCACCGGCATGGCCGTGCTGGTGGCGCTCGTCCGCGGCCTGTCGCAAAAAACCGCCGAGACGCTCGGCAATTTCTGGGTGGACCTCGCCCGCAGCGCGCTCTACATCCTCTTGCCGCTGTCGATCCTGGTCGCGCTCGTGCTCGTCGCCGAAGGCGTCGTGCAGACCCTCTCGCCTCACGGGGCGGCGCCGCTGCTCGAGGCCACCAGAGATGCGCACGGCAATGCCGTCGTCGCGCAGGTCCTGCCCCTCGGCCCCGCCGCCTCGCAGATCGCGATCAAGTTGCTCGGAACAAACGGCGGCGGTTTCTTCAATGCCAACTCCGCCCATCCCTTCGAGAACCCGACGCCGCTCTCGAATTTCGTGGAGATGCTCGCGCTCGTCCTGATCCCGGCCGGGCTCTGCCACACTTTCGGCCGCATGGTGGGCGACAAAAGGCAGGGCCTCGCGGTGCTCGCCGCGATGACCGCCGTCCTCGTGCCGCTCCTCCTCGCGTGCACCGCGGCCGAACAAAGTGGCAATCCCGTGCTCGCGGGGCTCGGCGTGGACCTGGCCCCGAGCGCGCTCGCGGCGGGCGGCAACATGGAGGGCAAGGAGGTGCGCTTCGGGATCACCGCCTCGACCACCTTTGCCACCCTCACCACGGCCACCTCGTGCGGCGCGGTCAATTCGATGCACGACTCGTACACGCCGCTCGGCGGGCTCGTGCCCATGTGGCTCATGCAGCTCGGCGAGGTCGTGTTCGGCGGCGTCGGCTCCGGCCTCTATGGCATGCTCGTCTTCGCGATCATCGCCGTGTTCGTGGCGGGCCTGATGGTCGGACGCACGCCCGAGTACGTGGGCAAGAAGATCGAGGCCTTCGAGATCAAGATGGCCTCGCTGGTCATTCTCGTGCCGCCGATCCTGGTCCTCTGTGGCACCGCCCTCTCCGTCAGCGTCGACGCCGGCCGCGCGGGCATCCTCAACGCCGGCCCGCACGGCTTCAGCGAGATCCTCTATGCCTTCTCCTCGGCCGGCAACAACAACGGCAGCGCCTTCGGCGGCCTGACCGTCAATACGATCTTCTACGACACGGTGCTCGGCGTGACCATGCTCTTCGCGCGCTACTGGACGGCGATTCCGGTCCTCGCGCTCGCGGGCTCGCTCGCGAAGAAGAAGCTCGTGCCCGCGGGGCCGGGGACCTTGCCGACGCACACGCCCTTGTTCGTGGCGCTGCTCGTGGGGGTGGTGATCCTCGTGGGCGCCTTGACCTTCGTGCCCGCCCTCGCGCTCGGCCCCGTGGTCGAGCACCTCCAGATGTCGCAGGCGAAAGGGACGACGCCATGA
- the kdpF gene encoding K(+)-transporting ATPase subunit F, producing MLAFYWIGGAVSVLLLGYLIFALLEPESLS from the coding sequence ATGCTCGCCTTTTACTGGATAGGCGGGGCGGTCTCCGTCCTGCTCCTCGGCTACCTGATCTTCGCGCTGCTCGAGCCGGAGTCCTTGTCATGA
- a CDS encoding outer membrane beta-barrel protein produces MTVLALVTASRDALAQPAPAPAAPDVPDAPSPAPPPPPPAAPPKEGPSVALAGYVEANYSYNFNRPSNGLTHFRGFDNRHDSFTISNAVLDGTFDYGSLSGRLALQIGHTPRTYYLAEPSSPGAAGTGGTDASYWQLIQQAYAGWKAPVGRGILLQLGVFLSPIGIEGMAIKDNWSWSRSDLFFGLPFYHTALRASYEITDRLAVSALVTNGWNSVVDNNAYKSVAAQITYKIPDRLSASVLYFGGVERPRDAPEGAPWRHLFDAWVQVDATRVFSVAMQANAGFELNRFGTSSWEALALYARLRPRDWLYIAGRFDRFWEQVPSNAAGTAAPIFWPAAWVSSVTATLDVRPHDNVSVRAEYRHDHADSAMFFRGDVQGDGSAAPFIPNAAYQNTATLGVTSWF; encoded by the coding sequence ATGACCGTCCTTGCCCTGGTGACGGCCAGCCGCGACGCACTCGCGCAGCCGGCGCCTGCCCCGGCAGCACCGGACGTACCCGACGCCCCAAGCCCCGCGCCGCCGCCGCCTCCGCCCGCCGCCCCGCCGAAGGAGGGGCCGAGCGTCGCGCTCGCCGGGTATGTCGAAGCAAACTACAGCTACAATTTCAACCGGCCGTCGAACGGGCTCACGCACTTTCGCGGATTCGACAACCGGCACGACAGCTTCACGATCTCGAACGCGGTGCTCGACGGGACCTTCGACTACGGGTCGCTCTCGGGTCGCCTCGCGCTCCAGATCGGGCACACGCCGCGCACCTATTACCTCGCCGAGCCAAGCTCTCCGGGCGCCGCCGGCACGGGCGGGACGGACGCCTCGTACTGGCAGCTCATCCAGCAGGCGTACGCCGGGTGGAAGGCGCCGGTCGGCCGGGGGATCCTGCTCCAGTTGGGTGTCTTCCTCTCGCCGATTGGCATCGAGGGGATGGCCATCAAGGACAACTGGAGCTGGTCCCGCTCGGACCTGTTCTTCGGTTTGCCCTTCTATCACACGGCCCTGCGCGCAAGCTACGAGATCACCGATCGCCTCGCCGTGAGCGCGCTCGTCACCAACGGGTGGAACAGCGTCGTCGACAACAACGCGTACAAATCGGTCGCGGCGCAGATCACCTACAAAATCCCGGACCGGCTCTCGGCCAGCGTGCTCTATTTCGGCGGGGTCGAGCGGCCGCGCGACGCTCCCGAGGGGGCGCCCTGGCGGCACCTGTTCGACGCCTGGGTGCAGGTCGATGCGACGCGCGTCTTCTCGGTCGCGATGCAGGCCAATGCGGGCTTCGAGCTCAACCGCTTCGGGACCTCGTCCTGGGAAGCCCTCGCCCTTTACGCGCGCCTGCGCCCGCGCGACTGGCTTTACATTGCGGGCCGCTTCGACCGCTTCTGGGAGCAGGTCCCCTCCAATGCTGCCGGAACGGCGGCGCCCATCTTCTGGCCCGCCGCGTGGGTCAGCTCGGTGACGGCCACCCTCGACGTGCGCCCGCACGACAACGTCTCGGTGCGCGCCGAGTACCGCCACGACCACGCCGACAGCGCCATGTTTTTCCGGGGAGACGTCCAGGGAGACGGCAGCGCCGCCCCTTTCATCCCCAATGCAGCGTACCAGAATACCGCCACCCTCGGTGTCACCTCGTGGTTCTGA
- a CDS encoding DUF4145 domain-containing protein, protein MSTQRNPSFYCPACRMQVQLISRGEHHYAHDDAHKDYIFGHCAKCERAGLVEYERDEPEAEASNARQLWPSPVRPVEFDLPPKVMEAYQEALRCESAGAWVATALMARRTLDAVVRDFAPEQDRPSEGLKAMFAKGLISEELHRWGDEIRFLGEASLQPEHVVGHQDAKEALEFLNALIENLYFLREKFKRMQARRQRTKQLNMPDA, encoded by the coding sequence ATGTCGACCCAGCGCAATCCGAGCTTTTATTGCCCTGCCTGCCGCATGCAGGTGCAGCTCATCTCGCGCGGCGAGCATCACTACGCCCACGACGACGCCCACAAGGACTACATCTTCGGCCATTGCGCCAAGTGCGAGCGCGCGGGCCTCGTCGAGTACGAGCGCGACGAACCCGAGGCGGAGGCGTCGAACGCGCGGCAGCTCTGGCCCTCGCCGGTGCGTCCGGTCGAGTTCGATCTGCCGCCGAAGGTGATGGAGGCCTACCAGGAGGCCTTGCGGTGTGAATCGGCGGGCGCGTGGGTCGCCACGGCCCTGATGGCGCGGCGCACGCTCGACGCGGTCGTCCGCGACTTCGCGCCCGAGCAGGATCGCCCGTCCGAGGGGCTGAAGGCGATGTTCGCGAAGGGCCTCATCAGCGAGGAGCTGCACCGCTGGGGCGACGAGATCCGCTTCCTCGGCGAGGCGTCGCTGCAACCCGAGCACGTCGTCGGCCACCAGGACGCCAAGGAGGCGCTCGAGTTCCTCAATGCGCTGATCGAGAACCTCTACTTCCTGCGCGAGAAGTTCAAGCGAATGCAGGCCCGCCGGCAGCGCACGAAGCAGCTCAACATGCCGGACGCGTAG
- a CDS encoding B12-binding domain-containing radical SAM protein, with protein sequence MKVALIYPPSCDPTAPYLSLPTLAAWLRKHGVEVTLVDANLEAWEHALTRERLEALGARIERRIASLEEKPSLSHTEQLAYSALWAARGDAAAVPGAIERALAVLRDRSGERFYDAPTYETAVATVEAAQRVVSAAFAPLSLDFVAYRTPFSLLTGEEIARDAGADRDPFHDYFTLLGERLAREGVDLVGISVAFPGQVQPAYSLAYAMRRALPNAHVTVGGPALTQMLLRLQGEALDKALGPFHSAVVYEGEVALLEMARKIERGEDPAANGRVIKGTQVEDMSMLPSPDFEGMPMDRYLAPELVLPYDPTRGCYWGVCTFCHYGLAEVGTARYRERPVETIVDHLDALSKRYGVRVFYFSQDVFSPRIALKIARALKARGLDLRWGSDMRPERSLSPEKCKELADGGALSTALGVESASPRVLSLIDKGIPVDDVRNAIQNLSRAGVAVEAMCFSDFPTESYREAMDTVRFVRNLKDELSLFILGQFDLTHGSLIAQKPGDFGIGEVWQVEGDELRTGLFFAEKRRSKRPEDHQKLEAAVSELSGAWRLHRYPWAGALSTAHTMLWYQRLGKDVFRRLGPAPAARIPGAKPREAVARFDLEAIAETSAEREAAIWEQLVYGARRVTRKDYRAAADALPHARPAPRKWRFVAGQEPVPVGPVDIGGGKKGKRDRRGRRPSHAANATKP encoded by the coding sequence ATGAAGGTCGCCCTGATTTATCCGCCGAGCTGCGATCCCACCGCGCCGTACCTGTCCTTGCCCACGCTCGCCGCGTGGCTGCGCAAGCACGGGGTCGAGGTCACGCTCGTCGACGCCAACCTCGAAGCCTGGGAGCACGCGCTGACGCGCGAGCGGCTCGAGGCCCTCGGGGCCCGGATCGAGCGGCGCATCGCGTCGCTCGAGGAGAAACCTTCGCTGTCGCACACCGAGCAGCTCGCCTACAGCGCGCTCTGGGCCGCGCGCGGCGACGCGGCGGCCGTGCCCGGGGCCATCGAGCGCGCGCTCGCCGTCCTTCGCGATCGATCGGGCGAGCGGTTCTACGACGCGCCGACCTACGAGACGGCCGTGGCCACGGTCGAGGCCGCGCAGCGGGTGGTGAGCGCGGCGTTCGCGCCCCTGTCGCTCGACTTCGTCGCCTACAGGACGCCGTTCTCGCTGCTCACCGGCGAGGAGATCGCGCGCGACGCGGGCGCCGATCGCGACCCGTTCCACGACTACTTCACCCTGCTCGGCGAGCGGCTCGCGCGCGAGGGCGTCGATCTCGTCGGCATCTCCGTCGCCTTCCCGGGCCAGGTTCAGCCCGCGTACTCGCTCGCGTACGCGATGCGCCGGGCGCTGCCGAACGCGCACGTGACCGTCGGCGGCCCCGCGCTCACGCAGATGCTCTTGCGCCTGCAAGGCGAGGCGCTCGACAAGGCGCTCGGGCCCTTTCACTCGGCCGTCGTCTACGAGGGCGAGGTGGCCCTGCTCGAGATGGCCCGCAAGATCGAGCGCGGCGAGGATCCCGCGGCAAACGGGCGCGTCATCAAAGGCACGCAGGTCGAGGACATGTCGATGCTGCCCTCGCCCGACTTCGAGGGCATGCCGATGGACCGCTACCTCGCGCCGGAGCTGGTCCTGCCGTACGATCCGACGCGCGGCTGCTACTGGGGCGTGTGCACGTTCTGCCATTACGGCCTCGCCGAGGTCGGCACCGCGCGCTACCGCGAGCGGCCGGTCGAGACGATCGTCGATCACCTCGACGCCCTGTCGAAGCGCTACGGCGTGCGCGTCTTCTACTTCTCGCAGGACGTGTTCTCGCCGCGCATCGCGCTCAAGATCGCCCGCGCCTTGAAGGCCCGCGGGCTCGATCTGCGGTGGGGCAGCGACATGCGGCCCGAGCGCTCCTTGTCGCCCGAAAAGTGCAAGGAGCTGGCCGACGGCGGGGCGCTCAGCACCGCGCTCGGCGTCGAGTCTGCCTCGCCGCGCGTCCTGTCGCTCATCGACAAGGGCATCCCGGTCGACGACGTGCGCAACGCGATCCAGAACCTCTCGCGCGCGGGCGTCGCCGTCGAGGCGATGTGCTTCTCCGACTTCCCCACCGAGAGCTACCGCGAGGCGATGGACACGGTGCGCTTCGTGCGCAACCTGAAGGACGAGCTATCGCTGTTCATCCTCGGCCAGTTCGATCTGACGCACGGCTCGCTCATCGCGCAGAAGCCGGGCGACTTCGGGATCGGGGAGGTGTGGCAGGTCGAGGGCGACGAGCTGAGGACGGGGCTGTTCTTCGCCGAGAAGCGGCGATCGAAGCGGCCCGAGGATCACCAGAAGCTCGAGGCGGCCGTGAGCGAGCTGTCCGGCGCGTGGCGATTGCACCGCTATCCGTGGGCAGGCGCGCTGTCGACCGCGCACACGATGCTCTGGTATCAGCGGCTCGGAAAGGACGTCTTCCGCCGCCTCGGCCCCGCGCCCGCCGCGCGCATCCCGGGCGCCAAGCCGCGCGAGGCCGTGGCCCGCTTCGACCTCGAGGCGATCGCGGAGACGTCCGCCGAGCGCGAGGCCGCGATCTGGGAGCAGCTCGTGTACGGCGCCCGTCGCGTCACGCGCAAGGACTACCGCGCCGCCGCCGACGCGCTGCCGCACGCGCGCCCCGCGCCCCGCAAATGGCGCTTCGTCGCGGGGCAGGAGCCCGTGCCCGTGGGGCCCGTCGACATCGGCGGCGGCAAGAAGGGCAAGCGCGATCGGCGCGGGCGCAGGCCCTCGCACGCCGCGAACGCGACCAAACCCTGA
- a CDS encoding DUF1028 domain-containing protein: MNRALLPTLLLAALLPACEKAPDPLPADPAPRVPTRPVHTYSIVARDPVTGDLGVAVQSHWFNVGSVVPWAESGVGAVATQSFVEPSYGALGLSLMRAGKPASDALKALLTADPDREVRQVAMVDAKGRVATHTGSKCIGAAGHEAGDGFSVQANLMDKPTVWPAMARAFRGKKGDLADRMLAAFRAAEAEGGDLRGKQSAALIIVRAQPSGQPWNDRLFDLRVEDHPDPIGELERLVKLQRAYRHMDEGDRHVTAARWEAAKKSYAEAAKLAPGIVEMPFWQAVALASQGRRDEALPLFKSVFAKEPAYRRLVPRLVDVGQLPKDPQLIKAIEAQ, translated from the coding sequence ATGAACCGCGCGCTCTTGCCCACGCTGCTGCTCGCCGCCCTCCTCCCTGCCTGCGAGAAGGCGCCCGATCCGCTCCCCGCCGATCCCGCGCCGCGCGTGCCGACGAGGCCCGTGCACACGTACTCGATCGTCGCGCGCGATCCCGTCACCGGAGATCTCGGCGTGGCCGTGCAGAGCCACTGGTTCAACGTCGGATCGGTCGTGCCGTGGGCCGAGTCCGGCGTCGGCGCCGTGGCCACGCAGAGCTTCGTCGAGCCGAGCTACGGCGCCCTCGGGCTGAGCTTGATGCGCGCCGGAAAGCCCGCGTCCGACGCGCTCAAGGCCCTGCTCACCGCCGACCCCGACCGCGAGGTGCGGCAGGTGGCGATGGTCGACGCGAAGGGCCGCGTCGCCACGCACACGGGCTCGAAATGCATCGGCGCGGCGGGGCACGAGGCCGGCGACGGCTTCTCCGTGCAAGCGAACCTGATGGACAAGCCCACGGTGTGGCCAGCGATGGCGCGCGCGTTCCGCGGCAAGAAGGGAGATCTCGCCGATCGCATGCTCGCAGCCTTTCGCGCCGCCGAGGCCGAGGGCGGCGACCTCCGCGGCAAGCAGAGCGCGGCGCTCATCATCGTGCGCGCGCAGCCCTCGGGCCAGCCGTGGAACGACAGGCTCTTCGATCTGCGCGTCGAGGATCACCCCGATCCGATCGGCGAGCTCGAGCGCCTCGTGAAGCTGCAGCGCGCCTACCGGCACATGGACGAAGGCGACAGGCACGTGACCGCCGCGCGCTGGGAAGCCGCGAAGAAGTCCTACGCCGAGGCCGCGAAGCTCGCCCCCGGCATCGTCGAGATGCCCTTCTGGCAAGCCGTGGCCCTCGCCTCGCAAGGCAGGCGCGACGAGGCGCTGCCGCTGTTCAAGAGCGTGTTCGCGAAGGAGCCCGCGTACAGGAGGCTCGTCCCGCGCCTCGTCGATGTCGGTCAGCTCCCGAAGGATCCGCAGCTCATCAAGGCCATCGAGGCCCAGTAG
- a CDS encoding TolB family protein — translation MTPRFEHRTLPAPAPADASIRLTRVSPSGRRVAFVRDDYVVSGIWVGDVGDPLAARRIVALSPHRVESLAFAPDGAHVSYRVGPLLGGNPTIGWASLAEGGGEVRRVLGASCAWTPGSKAIIVADPARRGIFRQALDGDVERVLGELHDDMDPAFPSRIAVSPDGTRIAYTAGRIADDVSEVWIAARDGETGAITSELLTEVPGASVHILPFWSPKGASLGLFCVHEEQDKSAIIVLPKLEGEGEVLYESSLVDPAVTPAWTPSGRYIAFFRREKAGDEQSDGPSRLVLLDVRRETFLSLAEPDELEGTPSFHDERTLAIDGGRAAHLFIFDEAP, via the coding sequence ATGACCCCCCGATTCGAGCACCGCACCCTCCCCGCCCCTGCCCCGGCAGACGCGTCGATACGCCTCACGCGCGTGTCGCCTTCGGGTCGCCGCGTCGCCTTCGTACGCGACGACTACGTGGTGAGCGGCATCTGGGTCGGCGACGTCGGCGATCCCCTCGCCGCGCGCCGCATCGTCGCCTTGAGCCCTCATCGCGTCGAGTCGCTCGCCTTCGCCCCCGACGGCGCGCACGTCTCCTACCGCGTGGGCCCCTTGCTCGGCGGCAACCCGACCATCGGCTGGGCGAGCCTCGCCGAGGGCGGGGGCGAGGTTCGCCGCGTCCTCGGCGCGAGCTGCGCCTGGACGCCTGGCAGCAAGGCCATCATCGTGGCCGATCCTGCGCGCAGGGGCATCTTCCGGCAGGCCCTCGACGGCGACGTCGAGCGCGTGCTCGGCGAGCTGCACGACGACATGGACCCGGCTTTCCCCTCGCGCATCGCCGTCTCTCCCGACGGCACGCGCATCGCGTACACCGCGGGCCGCATCGCGGACGACGTGTCCGAGGTCTGGATCGCGGCGCGCGACGGCGAGACGGGCGCCATCACCTCCGAGCTTTTGACCGAGGTGCCTGGCGCCTCCGTGCACATCCTGCCGTTCTGGTCGCCGAAGGGCGCTTCTCTCGGCCTCTTCTGCGTGCACGAGGAGCAGGACAAGAGCGCGATCATCGTGCTGCCGAAGCTCGAGGGCGAGGGCGAGGTGCTCTACGAGTCGAGCCTCGTCGATCCTGCGGTGACGCCGGCGTGGACGCCTTCGGGTCGCTACATCGCCTTCTTCCGCCGCGAAAAGGCGGGGGACGAGCAGAGCGATGGGCCCTCGCGCCTCGTGCTCCTCGACGTCCGGCGCGAGACGTTCCTGTCGCTCGCCGAGCCCGACGAGCTCGAGGGCACGCCGTCGTTCCACGACGAGCGCACGCTCGCGATCGACGGCGGGCGCGCGGCGCACCTGTTCATCTTCGACGAGGCCCCGTAG
- a CDS encoding immunity protein Tsi6 family protein, with protein MTKLPLRTRKDFFEVLDETRREAEALAQQARGFQPLRSVADQLAAMQTMTAGGRTPTEDERDSISIGLIAVRELEPATDAQMASFTARLHELEGYFREWPADAP; from the coding sequence ATGACGAAGCTCCCACTCCGTACCCGCAAGGACTTCTTCGAAGTGCTCGACGAGACACGGCGCGAGGCCGAGGCGCTCGCCCAGCAGGCGCGCGGATTTCAGCCGCTGCGCTCGGTCGCGGATCAGCTCGCCGCCATGCAGACCATGACCGCCGGCGGCCGCACGCCCACCGAGGACGAGCGCGACTCCATTTCGATCGGCCTCATCGCGGTGCGCGAGCTCGAGCCCGCGACGGACGCGCAGATGGCGAGCTTCACCGCCCGCCTGCACGAGCTCGAGGGATATTTCAGAGAATGGCCGGCGGACGCGCCATGA
- the tssI gene encoding type VI secretion system tip protein TssI/VgrG has product MAVLELEFESKEDSLSVRHFQVRESISGLFEVGILARSSVATLDLESFVGRTAAFLMMGGPLAGPRAWSGVCRHIELVQAEAAGISTYYLQIVPQLWLLGLRKRNRIFQQLTIPKIVETILKEYSIEHDFKLVEEHGEHEYRVQFEESDLDFVHRLLEEEGISYFFKQIPLGGKYTTHLMLSDKPEARDARSPKIPFVVNPNEAARKEFIRNVRLSHRVRPGAVAFRDYDFARPDYQLIGDADKASKPEDFYELYRYAPSATIKERGGKPRAPSDPETKQVADIGLQAARRGKREVAFESNCYDLAPGMVFKIDKHPRKDIAEPLLCVEVNIEGDHDAEWSLSGVAAFTDARFRPPQNTVKPVVEGVESAIVVGPKGEEIHTDEYGRVRIQFHWDRDGRYDDKSSMWIRVSQSWAGGAFGNIVLPRVGQEVLVGFLEGDPDQPVLIGRAYNKVAPVPFKLPDQNTVSTWKSQSSPKAEGWNEISFDDAAGKELIYVQAQRNLSKLVKADEIERTGANRLMVVGGNRSAIIGAVDNTVVGQRYALAMVPPQQFDENGEPIITPKTTMLEALDKKVSLTTGKGTTILDDANIKLFADQDVIIKSGGDVIIDGKSHVYINTQDVSGQAPKVDVAAKGGAGKLRGRTLGAVRALFGQAKPAATKLDMERLKIGFRPPTPREVRIAGLPGTSTEQMIARRKVAVEFYKTHGRKWDNSIGGLRPYELPTEMRELLSHLTGIDFKQPVVTGPPPPPPTPLTQWQAPGGFKGQYFAPAGTTPLQLGIGEDGWDRNNNVVAKKVVKTYQIPPDTNYIRTIASDKTDFWSVDKTRQKTKGGGVQYYMGDNSKITEPPSASPSK; this is encoded by the coding sequence ATGGCGGTCCTCGAGCTGGAATTCGAATCGAAGGAAGACTCCCTCTCCGTCCGCCATTTCCAGGTGCGGGAGTCGATCTCGGGCCTCTTCGAGGTGGGGATCCTCGCGCGGTCGAGCGTCGCGACGCTCGATCTCGAGAGCTTCGTGGGGCGGACGGCGGCGTTCTTGATGATGGGCGGCCCGCTCGCCGGCCCGCGCGCGTGGTCGGGCGTGTGCAGGCACATCGAGCTCGTCCAGGCGGAGGCGGCGGGCATATCGACGTATTACCTGCAGATCGTGCCGCAGCTATGGCTGCTCGGCCTGCGCAAGCGCAACCGCATCTTCCAGCAGCTCACGATCCCCAAGATCGTCGAGACCATCCTCAAGGAGTACTCGATCGAGCACGATTTCAAGCTCGTCGAGGAGCACGGCGAGCACGAGTACCGCGTCCAGTTCGAGGAGAGCGACCTCGACTTCGTGCACCGCCTGCTCGAGGAGGAGGGGATCTCGTATTTCTTCAAGCAGATCCCCCTCGGCGGCAAGTACACGACGCACCTCATGCTCTCGGACAAACCCGAGGCGCGTGACGCGCGCTCGCCCAAGATCCCGTTCGTGGTCAACCCGAACGAGGCGGCGCGCAAGGAGTTCATCCGCAACGTGCGCCTGTCGCACCGGGTCCGCCCCGGCGCCGTGGCGTTCCGCGATTACGATTTCGCGCGCCCCGACTACCAGCTCATCGGCGACGCCGACAAGGCATCGAAGCCCGAGGATTTCTACGAGCTGTACCGCTATGCGCCGAGCGCCACCATCAAGGAGCGCGGAGGCAAACCCCGCGCGCCGAGCGATCCGGAGACCAAGCAGGTGGCCGACATCGGCCTGCAGGCGGCCCGCCGGGGCAAGCGCGAGGTGGCGTTCGAGTCGAATTGCTACGACCTCGCCCCCGGCATGGTCTTCAAGATCGACAAACACCCGCGCAAGGACATTGCCGAGCCCCTGCTCTGCGTCGAGGTGAACATCGAGGGCGATCACGACGCCGAGTGGTCGCTCTCGGGCGTCGCCGCATTCACGGACGCGCGCTTTCGGCCCCCGCAGAACACGGTCAAGCCCGTGGTCGAGGGCGTCGAGAGCGCGATCGTGGTCGGGCCCAAGGGCGAGGAGATCCACACCGACGAGTACGGCCGCGTGCGCATCCAGTTCCACTGGGATCGCGACGGGCGTTACGACGACAAATCGTCGATGTGGATCCGCGTCAGCCAGAGCTGGGCGGGCGGCGCCTTCGGCAACATCGTCCTGCCGCGCGTGGGCCAGGAGGTCCTCGTCGGCTTTCTCGAGGGCGACCCGGACCAACCCGTGCTGATCGGCCGCGCCTACAACAAGGTCGCGCCCGTTCCTTTCAAGCTGCCCGATCAGAACACGGTGAGCACCTGGAAGTCGCAGTCCTCGCCCAAGGCCGAGGGCTGGAACGAGATCTCCTTCGACGACGCCGCCGGCAAGGAGCTGATCTACGTCCAGGCGCAGCGAAACCTCTCGAAGCTCGTCAAGGCCGACGAGATCGAGCGCACGGGCGCCAACCGCCTGATGGTGGTCGGGGGCAATCGGAGCGCGATCATCGGCGCGGTCGACAACACCGTGGTCGGGCAGCGTTATGCCCTCGCCATGGTCCCGCCCCAGCAATTCGACGAGAATGGCGAGCCCATCATCACGCCGAAGACGACCATGCTCGAGGCCCTCGACAAGAAGGTCTCGCTCACGACGGGCAAGGGCACGACCATCCTCGACGACGCGAACATCAAGCTGTTCGCCGATCAGGACGTCATCATCAAATCGGGCGGCGACGTCATCATCGACGGCAAGAGCCACGTCTACATCAACACGCAGGACGTCTCGGGCCAGGCGCCGAAGGTCGACGTGGCCGCGAAGGGCGGCGCGGGCAAGCTGCGCGGACGCACGCTCGGCGCGGTCCGGGCGCTCTTCGGGCAGGCCAAGCCGGCCGCCACGAAGCTCGACATGGAGCGGCTCAAGATCGGCTTCCGGCCGCCGACCCCGCGCGAGGTGCGCATCGCGGGCCTGCCGGGCACGTCGACCGAGCAGATGATCGCGCGCCGCAAGGTCGCGGTCGAGTTCTACAAGACGCACGGCCGCAAGTGGGATAACTCCATCGGCGGGCTGCGTCCGTACGAGCTGCCGACCGAGATGCGCGAGCTGCTCAGCCACCTGACGGGCATCGATTTCAAGCAACCCGTCGTGACGGGCCCGCCGCCTCCCCCGCCCACGCCGCTCACGCAGTGGCAGGCCCCGGGCGGGTTCAAGGGCCAGTACTTCGCCCCCGCCGGCACCACGCCGCTCCAGCTCGGCATCGGCGAGGACGGCTGGGACAGGAACAACAACGTGGTCGCGAAGAAGGTCGTGAAGACCTACCAGATCCCGCCGGACACGAACTACATTCGCACCATCGCGTCGGACAAGACAGACTTCTGGTCGGTCGACAAGACCCGGCAGAAGACCAAGGGCGGCGGAGTGCAGTATTACATGGGCGACAACTCCAAGATCACCGAGCCGCCCAGCGCCTCGCCCTCGAAGTAG